In a single window of the Nicotiana tomentosiformis chromosome 10, ASM39032v3, whole genome shotgun sequence genome:
- the LOC117273924 gene encoding uncharacterized protein, whose translation MVAPPNFEEGQSTYRPPRFNGQYYRWWKTRMPNFIMAEDSELWDVICDGPFIPTKNLGDPAVAIPKTRKEFNDADRKAVEKNFRAKKILVCRIGPDEYNKISACQSAKEIWEAL comes from the coding sequence aTGGTTGCTCCTCCAAACTTCGAAGAAGGCCAGTCTACTTACAGACCACCTAGGTTCAATGGACAGTATTACAGATGGTGGAAAACTAGGATGCCCAATttcatcatggctgaagattctGAGCTATGGGATGTCATATGTGACGGACCCTTTATCCCTACCAAGAACCTTGGTGACCCAGCTGTAGCCATTCCCAAGACAAGGAAGGAATTCAATGACGCTGATCGAAAGGCCGTAGAAAAGAATTTTCGTGCGAAGAAAATTCTTGTTTGTAGAATTGGTCCTGATGAATACAACAAGATATCGGCTTGTCAGTCAGCCAAGGAAATCTGGGAAGCTCTTTAG